One region of Brassica napus cultivar Da-Ae chromosome A10, Da-Ae, whole genome shotgun sequence genomic DNA includes:
- the LOC106415830 gene encoding putative pentatricopeptide repeat-containing protein At5g59900, with amino-acid sequence MKLPRTIPSLSTSHFLHTFRNASSAIDSAEKDSQFIDAVKRIVRGKRSWEIALSRDLVSRRLKPTHVEEILIGTLDEPKLSLRFFNFLGLHRGFDHSTASFCILIHALVKANLFWPASSLLQTLLLRGLNPSEAFHALFSCYEKCKLSSSSSSSFDLLIQHYVRSRRALDGVLVFRMMTKACLVPEVRTLSALLHGLVHCRHYGLAMEVFEDMINAGVRPDVYIYSGVVHSLCELKDLSRAREMIVRMEESGCDLSVVPYNVLINGLCKKQKVWEAVEVKKSLFRMNLKPDVVTYCTLVHGLCKVQEFEVGLEMMDEMLRSSFSPSESAVSSLVKGLRKRGMIEEALNLVKRIAESDLPPNLFVYNALLDLLCKCRKFEEAELVFDRMGKIGLCPNGVTYSVLIDMFSRRGKLDTAFSFLGRMIDSGLKPTVYPFNSLINGHCKFGDISAAENFMAEMIHKKLEPTVVTYTSLMGGYCSKGKTHSALRLYHEMTGKGIVPSLYTFTTLISGLFRRGLVREAVKLFNEMEGWNIKPNRVTYNVMIEGYCEEGDMGKAFVMQSEMMEKGIAPDTYTYRSLIHGLCSTGRASEAKEFVDGLHKENHELNEICYTTLLHGFCREGRLEEALSVCQEMVRRGVDLDLVCYGVLIDGSLKHKDRKMFLGLLKEMHGKGLKPDDVMYTSMIDAKSKTGDFEEAFGIWDLMINEGCVPNEVTYTAVINGLCKAGFVNEAEILRSKMLIPNQVTYGCFLDILTKGEGDMKKAVELHDAILKGLLASTATYNMLIRGFCRQGRMDEAYELLMKMTGDGVSPDCITYTTMIYEFCRKSDVKKAIELWNSMMERGVRPDRVAYNTMIHGCCVLGEMEKAIELRSEMLRQGLKPNSKTSGTSILNDSSSKS; translated from the coding sequence ATGAAGCTCCCACGCACGATTCCATCACTCTCAACCTCTCATTTTCTCCATACCTTCAGAAACGCAAGCTCAGCGATCGACTCCGCTGAAAAAGATTCGCAATTCATCGATGCCGTCAAAAGAATCGTGCGCGGGAAACGGAGCTGGGAGATCGCACTGAGCAGAGACCTCGTCTCGAGGAGACTGAAACCCACCCACGTCGAAGAGATCCTGATCGGAACCCTAGACGAACCCAAACTGTCTCTGAGGTTTTTCAATTTCCTCGGCCTGCACAGAGGATTCGACCACTCGACGGCGTCGTTCTGCATCTTGATCCATGCCTTGGTCAAAGCTAATCTCTTTTGGCCAGCGTCGTCTCTCCTGCAGACGCTTCTCCTCCGTGGGCTTAACCCAAGTGAGGCTTTTCACGCGCTTTTCAGCTGTTACGAGAAATGTAAGCTTAGTTCGAGTtcaagctcgagttttgatttGTTGATTCAGCATTATGTAAGAAGTAGGAGGGCGTTAGATGGTGTTTTGGTGTTTAGGATGATGACGAAAGCTTGTTTAGTGCCTGAAGTGAGAACCTTGAGTGCGTTGTTACATGGTTTAGTTCATTGTAGGCATTACGGTTTGGCGATGGAGGTGTTTGAGGATATGATCAATGCGGGTGTTCGTCCTGATGTGTATATATACTCAGGAGTGGTGCATAGCTTGTGTGAGTTGAAAGATCTCTCTCGAGCTAGGGAAATGATTGTTCGTATGGAGGAGAGTGGGTGTGATTTGAGTGTAGTTCCGTATAATGTGTTGATTAATGGGCTttgtaagaagcagaaggtctgGGAGGCTGTTGAGGTAAAGAAGAGTTTATTTAGAATGAATCTGAAGCCAGACGTTGTGACATATTGTACTTTAGTACACGGGTTATGTAAAGTGCAAGAGTTTGAggttgggttggagatgatGGATGAGATGTTACGTTCGAGCTTCAGTCCCAGCGAATCTGCAGTTTCAAGTTTGGTAAAAGGGTTAAGGAAGAGGGGGATGATTGAAGAGGCGCTTAACTTGGTTAAAAGAATAGCAGAGAGTGACTTGCCGCCTAATCTATTTGTGTATAATGCGTTGCTTGACTTATTGTGCAAATGTAGAAAGTTTGAGGAAGCTGAGTTGGTATTTGATAGGATGGGGAAGATTGGGTTGTGTCCAAACGGTGTGACCTATTCAGTTTTGATAGATATGTTTTCCAGAAGAGGGAAACTTGACACTGCCTTTAGTTTCCTGGGGAGAATGATTGATTCCGGTTTGAAACCAACTGTGTATCCATTCAATTCTCTGATCAACGGGCACTGCAAGTTCGGTGACATTAGTGCAGCTGAGAATTTCATGGCGGAGATGATTCATAAAAAGTTGGAGCCGACGGTGGTAACGTACACATCACTGATGGGTGGATATTGCAGCAAAGGGAAAACACATAGTGCTCTTAGGCTCTATCATGAGATGACAGGGAAAGGTATCGTGCCGAGTTTATATACATTCACCACGCTCATATCAGGTCTTTTCCGCCGCGGGTTGGTCCGTGAGGCTGTAAAGCTATTCAACGAGATGGAGGGATGGAACATTAAACCGAACAGAGTGACTTATAACGTCATGATCGAAGGTTATTGCGAGGAAGGAGACATGGGTAAAGCCTTTGTAATGCAGAGTGAGATGATGGAGAAAGGTATTGCACCGGATACGTATACCTATAGATCGTTGATTCACGGACTGTGTTCAACGGGTCGAGCATCTGAAGCCAAAGAGTTCGTGGATGGGCTCCACAAGGAGAACCATGAACTCAACGAGATATGCTATACCACGCTCTTACATGGGTTTTGCAGAGAAGGGAGATTAGAGGAGGCGTTAAGCGTTTGTCAGGAGATGGTACGAAGAGGTGTGGATTTAGACCTTGTGTGCTATGGTGTTCTTATAGATGGGAGTTTAAAGCACAAAGATCGGAAGATGTTTCTTGGACTTTTGAAGGAGATGCATGGTAAAGGACTCAAGCCTGATGATGTGATGTATACAAGTATGATTGATGCGAAGAGCAAAACGGGAGATTTCGAGGAAGCGTTTGGGATATGGGATTTGATGATAAACGAAGGATGTGTGCCTAATGAAGTCACTTACACTGCTGTTATCAATGGATTATGCAAAGCGGGGTTTGTGAACGAAGCTGAGATTCTACGTTCGAAAATGCTGATTCCTAACCAAGTAACTTACGGTTGTTTTCTCGACATTCTCACCAAAGGAGAAGGAGATATGAAGAAAGCTGTGGAGCTCCATGATGCGATATTGAAAGGGCTTTTAGCTAGCACCGCTACGTACAATATGTTGATCCGTGGGTTTTGTAGACAAGGGAGAATGGATGAAGCTTATGAGCTTCTAATGAAGATGACAGGGGATGGTGTTTCTCCTGATTGTATAACCTACACAACTATGATCTATGAGTTTTGTAGGAAGAGCGATGTGAAGAAAGCGATTGAGTTGTGGAACTCGATGATGGAAAGAGGGGTGAGGCCGGATAGAGTAGCGTATAACACCATGATACACGGTTGTTGTGTGTTGGGAGAGATGGAGAAAGCGATTGAATTGAGGAGTGAGATGTTGAGACAAGGCTTGAAGCCTAACTCCAAAACCTCAGGAACAAGTATTTTGAATGATTCTAGTTCGAAATCATGA
- the LOC106411925 gene encoding probable histone H2A.7, which yields METTGKVKKAFGGRKAGGPKTKSVSKSIKAGLQFPVGRITRFLKKGRYAQRLGGGAPVYMAAVLEYLAAEVLELAGNAARDNKKSRIIPRHLLLAIRNDEELGKLLSGVTIAHGGVLPNINSVLLPKKSAKSSEDAAPKSPGKSPKKA from the exons ATGGAAACCACCGGAAAAGTGAAGAAGGCTTTCGGAGGAAGAAAAGCCGGTGGGCCCAAGACCAAATCCGTCTCGAAATCGATCAAAGCCGGTCTCCAGTTTCCGGTGGGGAGAATCACTCGTTTCCTGAAGAAGGGACGTTACGCACAGAGGCTCGGTGGTGGAGCTCCGGTTTACATGGCCGCCGTTCTCGAGTACCTCGCCGCAGAA GTTCTGGAGCTTGCTGGTAACGCTGCGAGAGACAACAAGAAGTCGAGAATCATCCCGAGGCATCTTCTTTTGGCGATTAGGAACGATGAAGAGCTGGGGAAGCTTCTCAGTGGAGTGACGATCGCTCACGGTGGTGTCTTGCCAAACATTAACTCTGTTCTTTTGCCTAAGAAGTCTGCTAAGTCGTCCGAGGATGCTGCACCCAAGTCGCCTGGCAAATCTCCTAAGAAGGCTTAA
- the LOC106416034 gene encoding actin-depolymerizing factor 3-like translates to MANAASGMAVHDDCKLKFLELKAKRTFRFIVYKIEEQQKQVVVEKLGEPGQSHDDFAASLPADECRYAVFDFDFVTAESCQKSKIFFVAWSPDTARVRSKMIYASSKDRFKRELDGIQVELQATDPTEMDLDVFKSRAN, encoded by the exons ATG GCTAATGCGGCGTCAGGTATGGCAGTCCATGATGACTGCAAGCTCAAGTTTCTCGAACTCAAGGCTAAAAGGACTTTCCGTTTCATCGTTTACAAGATCGAGGAGCAGCAGAAACAAGTGGTTGTTGAGAAGCTCGGCGAGCCTGGTCAATCCCATGATGActttgcagcttctcttcctgcTGATGAATGCCGTTACGCCGTTTTCGATTTCGATTTCGTCACTGCTGAGAGTTGCCAGAAGAGCAAGATCTTCTTCGTCGCATG GTCTCCGGACACAGCAAGAGTGAGAAGCAAGATGATCTACGCGAGCTCTAAGGACAGGTTCAAGAGAGAGCTTGACGGAATTCAAGTAGAGCTTCAAGCTACCGATCCAACTGAGATGGATCTTGATGTTTTCAAAAGCCGAGCCAACTGA
- the LOC106415829 gene encoding histone H2B.11, translating to MAPKAEKKPAEKKPASEKPVEEKSKAEKAPAEKKPKAGKKLPKEAGAGGDKKKKMKKKSVETYKIYIFKVLKQVHPDIGISSKAMGIMNSFINDIFEKLAGESSKLARYNKKPTITSREIQTAVRLVLPGELAKHAVSEGTKAVTKFTSS from the coding sequence ATGGCGCCCAAGGCAGAGAAGAAGCCCGCAGAGAAGAAACCAGCCTCCGAGAAGCCGGTTGAAGAGAAATCGAAAGCCGAGAAGGCTCCGGCGGAGAAGAAACCAAAGGCCGGGAAGAAGCTCCCCAAGGAAGCCGGCGCGGGCggagacaagaagaagaagatgaagaagaagagcgtCGAGACGTACAAGATCTACATCTTCAAGGTGCTGAAGCAGGTTCACCCCGACATCGGAATCTCGAGCAAAGCGATGGGGATCATGAACAGCTTCATCAACGACATCTTCGAGAAGCTCGCTGGCGAGTCCTCCAAGCTTGCGAGGTACAACAAGAAGCCTACCATCACTTCTAGGGAGATTCAGACCGCGGTGAGGCTTGTGCTGCCTGGAGAGTTGGCGAAGCACGCTGTCTCGGAGGGAACCAAGGCGGTTACGAAGTTCACGAGCTCTTGA